One part of the Candidatus Borreliella tachyglossi genome encodes these proteins:
- a CDS encoding DUF5312 family protein encodes MFNRELTPEQVRQKRLREVKSNLGRINNFFNASKIQALPQFAKFIYGFYKTFAPLKFFVQRYKNSNKIIQFVVEKYLNESQRRALDYIYSFSASDVVSFTPDVPKNLNNNLSYLFKNITQEQIKLIDETCGALDIFFELVSYPYYSIIKNFDNLLPEDDLAYKPRFSAVGCGLILDELKDFLECIYSVRDFAIWKNLYDILLEVYGDKGNFPIKPNIWLKMLTSIVEINKNKEILYLIRYVSGDPDYFPISNTKKSKPMARTFFNDLTKHVANEIEKIKVFQKNSKSKIIAEKLFPGVTPLSLDNYSERMNTKITSKIVSTAGYVYYELLGYLKTYAINFVKKDLNDIINILIIKGQWKVMEISRNMSNDMHSLISTYSSLIDFDNNLGDHGNYGNRINALLHRASVGDKSSEKLLLNIIADINKKAFVLLNEYYSRIYSMEQRLKDCLEDYMKSSSERELIYNWKELDTDLAKSYGNNVSFGSMIKNIVGNLSLFLRLMDLYLERKHTV; translated from the coding sequence ATGTTTAATAGAGAGCTTACTCCTGAACAAGTGAGGCAAAAAAGACTTAGAGAAGTAAAGAGCAATTTAGGCAGGATAAATAATTTTTTTAATGCTTCAAAAATTCAAGCTTTGCCACAGTTTGCTAAATTTATTTATGGTTTTTACAAAACCTTTGCTCCTTTGAAGTTCTTTGTACAGCGGTATAAAAATTCAAATAAAATAATTCAATTTGTTGTTGAGAAATATTTAAATGAGAGTCAAAGGAGAGCTTTGGATTACATTTATTCTTTCTCAGCTAGTGATGTGGTGAGTTTTACACCGGATGTTCCTAAGAATTTGAATAATAATTTGAGTTATTTATTTAAAAACATAACTCAGGAGCAAATCAAGTTAATAGATGAGACTTGTGGAGCTTTGGATATCTTTTTTGAATTAGTATCCTATCCGTATTATTCGATCATTAAGAATTTTGATAATTTATTACCAGAAGATGATCTTGCATATAAGCCGAGATTTAGTGCCGTTGGTTGTGGTTTAATTCTTGATGAGCTTAAGGACTTTTTGGAATGTATATATTCTGTTAGAGATTTTGCTATTTGGAAAAATCTTTATGATATCCTTTTAGAAGTATATGGAGATAAGGGTAATTTTCCCATTAAGCCAAATATTTGGCTGAAGATGTTAACTTCTATTGTTGAGATAAATAAAAATAAAGAGATTTTGTATCTTATAAGGTATGTTAGTGGAGATCCTGATTATTTTCCCATATCTAATACTAAGAAGTCAAAGCCGATGGCGAGAACATTTTTTAATGACTTGACTAAACATGTTGCAAATGAGATAGAAAAAATTAAGGTTTTTCAAAAAAATAGCAAATCTAAGATCATAGCTGAGAAATTGTTTCCTGGAGTTACTCCTTTAAGTTTAGATAATTATAGTGAAAGGATGAATACTAAGATTACATCTAAAATTGTGAGCACTGCTGGATATGTTTATTATGAGCTTTTGGGATATTTGAAAACCTATGCAATTAATTTTGTGAAAAAGGATCTCAATGATATTATCAATATCCTTATTATTAAGGGGCAATGGAAGGTTATGGAGATCTCTAGAAATATGTCTAATGATATGCATTCTTTAATTAGTACTTATTCAAGTCTTATTGATTTCGATAATAATCTTGGTGATCATGGTAATTATGGAAATAGAATTAATGCTCTTTTGCATAGAGCTTCTGTTGGAGATAAGTCATCAGAGAAATTGTTGTTAAATATAATAGCAGATATTAATAAGAAGGCTTTTGTCTTGTTAAATGAGTATTATTCAAGAATTTATTCTATGGAACAACGCTTGAAAGATTGCTTAGAGGATTATATGAAATCTTCTTCAGAAAGGGAACTTATTTACAACTGGAAAGAGCTTGATACTGATCTTGCAAAGAGCTATGGAAATAATGTAAGCTTTGGTAGTATGATTAAAAATATAGTGGGTAACTTAAGTTTATTTTTAAGGTTAATGGATTTATATTTAGAGAGGAAACATACGGTTTAG
- the amrB gene encoding AmmeMemoRadiSam system protein B: MVDNIFYSTNKFNLELSNLNKIKTHKALLISYGAYEFFLKNINLFQKVITENTKNVFIFSQTKDNSSVNISTHKAWKLLDETIDVNLDIIDLIKNFEFTSIEDIIIENDHKIEIVVNFIKDITKEIKIIPIILGNLKNQTLREFCSFLKPFTSKEENSFLFLSHFISHSTNLAKAIKLATTLKKLLIADNLDSSCILEYYNARKIFPENINAIIIIHKIFKKFEFIHYKTTSNNNEYSVIENILIS, encoded by the coding sequence TTGGTTGATAATATATTTTACTCAACTAATAAATTTAACCTAGAATTATCAAACCTAAATAAAATAAAAACTCATAAAGCACTGTTAATTAGTTATGGAGCTTATGAGTTTTTCTTAAAAAATATTAACCTATTTCAAAAGGTAATTACAGAGAATACAAAAAATGTGTTTATATTCTCCCAAACAAAAGACAATTCGAGTGTCAATATTTCAACTCATAAAGCTTGGAAATTATTAGACGAAACTATTGATGTCAATCTAGATATCATAGATCTAATAAAAAATTTTGAATTTACAAGCATAGAAGATATAATAATAGAAAACGATCACAAGATTGAAATTGTAGTAAATTTTATTAAAGACATAACAAAAGAGATAAAAATAATTCCTATCATTCTGGGTAATCTTAAAAATCAAACTTTAAGAGAATTTTGCTCATTCCTAAAGCCATTTACAAGCAAAGAAGAAAACTCCTTTTTATTCCTTTCTCACTTTATTTCACACTCTACAAACTTAGCAAAAGCTATCAAACTAGCAACAACATTAAAGAAACTCTTGATTGCAGATAACTTAGATTCTTCATGTATTCTAGAATATTACAATGCACGTAAAATATTCCCTGAGAACATAAATGCAATTATAATAATTCATAAAATTTTTAAAAAGTTCGAATTCATACATTACAAGACTACCAGTAACAATAACGAATATTCAGTAATAGAAAATATACTAATAAGTTAA
- the pyk gene encoding pyruvate kinase, with the protein MINKLTKIVATISDLRCDPEHIKDLYDAGVNVIRLNTAHQSHEDAIKVINNVRQVSNKIALMIDTKGPEVRTANIENPIPVKIGDKVIISTSPINDPNTLQTNYDGFVNEVPNGSKVLIDDGELEMVVIEKLADRLVCEVQNDGQIKNKKSINTPGVSLKLQSVTEKDKGFIELAAKQNIDFIAHSFVRHAKDIQDVKDILSAAGNSDVKIISKVENQEGIDNIEEIAKNSYGIMVARGDMGVEIPAEDVPLAQIKITQTCIKYGVPVITATQMLHTMIENPRPTRAEVSDVANAILNGTDAIMLSGETAYGKYPVEAVKMMTRIAREVEKHREKTLFRDEIFCSKKVIRNYIIKCAMDATKLMPIKAIIVDSLKGRTARIMATYRASVPLFITTNNERIARELSLSYGVYSNLVDSNFKRTTEFVITSLEMLKKQGIVKDSDTVVITSGNPNRDAQKGTEFVEINTVEDAIKGRNI; encoded by the coding sequence ATGATCAATAAATTAACAAAAATAGTAGCAACAATATCTGACCTTAGATGTGACCCAGAACACATAAAAGATTTATATGATGCAGGAGTAAATGTAATAAGACTTAATACTGCTCATCAATCTCACGAAGACGCAATTAAAGTAATCAACAATGTTAGACAAGTTTCAAATAAAATAGCTCTAATGATTGATACAAAAGGACCAGAAGTTAGAACAGCGAATATTGAAAATCCTATTCCCGTTAAGATAGGAGATAAAGTAATAATTTCAACATCCCCTATTAATGATCCTAATACATTGCAAACCAATTATGATGGATTTGTGAATGAAGTTCCAAATGGATCTAAAGTTTTAATTGACGATGGTGAACTTGAAATGGTTGTTATTGAAAAGCTTGCAGACAGATTAGTCTGCGAGGTTCAAAATGACGGGCAAATTAAAAATAAAAAATCAATCAATACACCAGGAGTTTCACTTAAACTACAATCTGTAACTGAAAAGGATAAAGGATTTATTGAACTTGCAGCAAAACAAAATATTGATTTTATTGCTCACTCATTTGTAAGACATGCAAAAGATATTCAAGATGTTAAAGATATATTAAGTGCTGCTGGCAATTCTGATGTAAAAATTATTTCCAAAGTTGAAAATCAAGAAGGAATTGATAATATTGAAGAGATTGCAAAGAATTCTTATGGAATTATGGTCGCAAGAGGAGATATGGGGGTTGAAATACCTGCTGAGGATGTCCCCCTAGCCCAAATTAAAATAACACAAACCTGTATTAAGTACGGAGTACCTGTAATTACCGCAACACAAATGCTGCACACAATGATTGAAAATCCGAGACCTACAAGAGCAGAAGTTTCCGATGTTGCTAATGCTATTTTAAATGGTACAGATGCTATAATGCTATCTGGTGAAACAGCTTACGGTAAATATCCAGTTGAAGCTGTTAAGATGATGACCAGAATTGCTAGAGAAGTTGAAAAACATAGGGAAAAAACATTATTTAGAGATGAAATTTTCTGTAGCAAAAAAGTTATCAGAAACTACATTATTAAATGTGCAATGGATGCAACAAAACTAATGCCCATTAAAGCTATTATTGTTGACTCACTAAAGGGAAGGACTGCAAGAATAATGGCAACGTACAGAGCAAGTGTCCCTCTATTTATTACAACGAATAACGAAAGAATAGCAAGAGAATTATCACTCTCTTATGGAGTTTATTCCAATCTTGTTGATAGTAACTTTAAGAGAACGACTGAATTCGTAATAACTTCTCTTGAGATGCTAAAGAAACAAGGAATAGTTAAAGATTCAGATACTGTAGTTATTACCTCTGGAAATCCAAATAGGGACGCTCAGAAAGGCACAGAGTTCGTAGAGATAAATACAGTAGAAGATGCAATTAAAGGGCGAAACATATAA
- a CDS encoding NFACT RNA binding domain-containing protein: MSLNYNEINILLKELPLKNSFFKKIKQPNHKTLVIELYNIEENEKNFNILISLGSKTTRIHKTSKKFENIKPPLRFFEFLKSKIQNGKILEAYQIKNERIIFIEVIKGERIFFLFVKLWPSSPNIIATDTNFKILDAYYRRPNSKEITGEIFKKAKELIENNNTIQKKSVTLKDGYNSQLSYSEFIENYYDNLETIETKTHNRELLIKKYEQAKTNLKKRICSLEKQIDSIKTIENKKEKGEMILSNIHIIKKGMDAILLKNSKGEETTIVLDKTLLPKDNALKYFKEYKKSKNSLDLITEQLQYAREEYDKLMLKITCIDEEELIESANERTQRQKLPKKPSIGIHLISCGFEIVVGRNAKENDELLRSWAKGNDYWLHTRDYPGAYVFIRNKKDKTPPLEVLLDAGNLCVFYTKPARKSGEADLYYTHVKYLRRVKGGKTGLVIPNMEKNLNIKLDLKILEKLKTKNNFINYFHLNLK; encoded by the coding sequence ATGTCATTAAATTACAATGAAATAAACATCCTACTTAAGGAACTTCCTTTGAAAAATTCATTTTTCAAAAAAATTAAACAGCCCAACCATAAAACTTTAGTGATCGAACTTTACAACATAGAAGAGAATGAAAAAAATTTTAATATATTAATCTCATTAGGCTCAAAAACGACTAGAATTCACAAGACAAGCAAAAAATTTGAAAATATTAAACCCCCCTTAAGATTTTTTGAATTTTTAAAATCAAAAATTCAAAACGGTAAAATACTTGAAGCTTATCAAATAAAAAATGAAAGAATAATTTTCATTGAAGTGATAAAAGGTGAAAGAATATTCTTCCTCTTCGTAAAATTATGGCCATCATCTCCTAACATAATTGCCACAGATACAAATTTTAAAATCCTTGATGCATATTATAGAAGACCAAACTCAAAAGAAATTACAGGTGAAATATTTAAAAAAGCCAAAGAGCTTATTGAAAATAATAATACAATCCAAAAAAAGTCAGTCACATTAAAGGATGGCTACAATAGTCAATTATCTTATTCAGAATTTATTGAAAATTACTATGATAACTTAGAAACAATAGAAACTAAAACACACAACAGAGAACTACTTATAAAGAAATATGAACAAGCAAAAACAAATTTAAAAAAAAGAATATGTTCTTTAGAAAAACAAATAGATTCAATTAAAACAATCGAGAATAAAAAAGAAAAAGGCGAAATGATATTATCAAATATCCATATAATAAAAAAAGGGATGGACGCTATCCTTCTAAAGAACAGCAAAGGAGAAGAAACTACAATAGTCCTAGATAAGACATTGCTCCCTAAAGACAATGCTTTAAAGTATTTTAAAGAATACAAAAAAAGCAAAAATTCCTTGGATCTTATAACAGAACAATTACAATACGCAAGAGAAGAATATGATAAATTAATGCTAAAGATAACCTGCATAGATGAGGAAGAATTAATTGAATCTGCAAATGAAAGAACACAAAGACAAAAACTTCCAAAAAAGCCATCTATTGGCATTCATCTAATTTCTTGTGGATTTGAAATCGTTGTAGGAAGAAATGCAAAGGAAAACGATGAACTTTTAAGAAGCTGGGCAAAGGGAAATGACTACTGGCTGCATACAAGAGATTATCCTGGCGCGTATGTATTTATTAGAAATAAGAAAGACAAAACACCTCCTCTTGAAGTCTTGCTAGATGCTGGCAATTTATGTGTTTTTTATACAAAGCCTGCAAGAAAATCGGGTGAAGCTGATCTTTATTACACCCATGTTAAATACTTAAGAAGGGTAAAGGGAGGAAAAACAGGGCTTGTAATACCCAACATGGAGAAAAATTTAAATATTAAATTAGATCTTAAAATACTAGAAAAACTAAAAACAAAAAATAATTTTATAAATTATTTTCATTTGAACTTAAAATAA
- the rpmB gene encoding 50S ribosomal protein L28 has product MGRECAITGKKTIFGNNVPRKGLAKKKGGAGQHIGVKTKRVFKVNLINKKFFVPELGRSVNIKVSANALRSISKVGLDGFLKKNHKRIENFI; this is encoded by the coding sequence ATGGGAAGAGAATGTGCAATAACAGGAAAGAAGACGATATTTGGAAATAATGTTCCAAGGAAGGGGCTTGCTAAGAAGAAGGGCGGTGCAGGGCAACATATTGGTGTTAAGACTAAAAGAGTTTTTAAAGTAAATTTAATAAATAAGAAGTTTTTTGTTCCTGAGCTTGGAAGAAGTGTTAATATTAAGGTTTCTGCGAATGCTTTAAGGAGTATTTCAAAAGTTGGTCTTGATGGTTTTTTGAAAAAGAATCATAAGAGAATAGAAAACTTCATTTAA